One stretch of Streptomyces sp. NBC_00443 DNA includes these proteins:
- the secE gene encoding preprotein translocase subunit SecE translates to MTDAVGSIDMPDAQDEAPESKKTRKGGKRAKKGPLKRLALFYRQIVAELRKVVWPTRNQLTTYTTVVIIFVVIMIGLVTVIDYGLDNAAKYVFG, encoded by the coding sequence GTGACGGACGCCGTGGGCTCCATCGACATGCCTGATGCCCAGGACGAGGCGCCTGAGTCCAAGAAGACCCGTAAGGGTGGCAAGCGCGCCAAGAAGGGCCCGCTGAAGCGACTCGCGCTCTTCTACCGCCAGATTGTCGCGGAACTCCGCAAGGTTGTCTGGCCGACGCGTAACCAGCTGACGACGTACACCACAGTGGTGATCATCTTCGTCGTCATCATGATCGGTCTGGTGACCGTGATTGACTATGGGCTCGACAACGCCGCCAAGTACGTCTTCGGCTGA
- the nusG gene encoding transcription termination/antitermination protein NusG → MSDQNLNDAVEPDESVEDELDIVEGADEDLDEVEAADAEAGEPAEEAALHVEDEEEAPEEEAEPVDPVAALREELRTLPGEWYVIHTYAGYENRVKTNLEQRAVSLNVEDYIFAAEVPQEEVVQIKNGDRKTIKQNKLPGYVLVRMDLTNESWGVVRNTPGVTGFVGNAYDPYPLTLDEIVKMLAPEAEEKAAREAAEAEGKPAPQRKVEVQVLDFEVGDSVTVTDGPFATLQATINEINADSKKVKGLVEIFGRETPVELSFDQIQKN, encoded by the coding sequence GTGTCTGACCAGAACCTGAACGACGCCGTCGAGCCGGACGAGTCCGTAGAAGACGAGCTCGACATCGTCGAGGGCGCGGACGAGGACCTGGACGAGGTCGAGGCTGCCGATGCCGAGGCGGGCGAGCCCGCCGAGGAAGCCGCGCTGCACGTCGAGGACGAGGAAGAGGCCCCCGAGGAGGAGGCCGAGCCCGTCGACCCCGTCGCCGCCCTGCGCGAGGAGCTCCGCACGCTGCCCGGCGAGTGGTACGTGATCCACACCTACGCCGGCTACGAGAACCGCGTGAAGACCAACCTGGAGCAGCGCGCCGTCTCGCTGAACGTCGAGGACTACATCTTCGCGGCCGAGGTGCCGCAAGAAGAGGTCGTCCAGATCAAGAACGGCGACCGCAAGACGATCAAGCAGAACAAGCTGCCGGGTTACGTCCTCGTCCGTATGGACCTGACCAACGAGTCCTGGGGCGTCGTCCGCAACACCCCCGGCGTCACCGGCTTCGTGGGCAACGCCTACGACCCGTACCCGCTGACCCTGGACGAGATCGTCAAGATGCTCGCCCCGGAGGCCGAGGAGAAGGCCGCCCGCGAGGCCGCCGAGGCCGAGGGCAAGCCCGCTCCGCAGCGCAAGGTCGAGGTCCAGGTACTGGACTTCGAGGTCGGCGACTCGGTCACCGTCACCGACGGCCCGTTCGCCACGCTGCAGGCCACGATCAACGAGATCAACGCCGACTCGAAGAAGGTCAAGGGCCTCGTCGAGATCTTCGGCCGCGAGACCCCGGTCGAGCTCAGCTTCGACCAGATCCAGAAGAACTAG
- a CDS encoding pyridoxal phosphate-dependent aminotransferase, whose product MSAATPPTERRVSARVGAISESATLAVDAKAKALKAAGRPVIGFGAGEPDFPTPDYIVEAAIEACKNPKYHRYTPAGGLPELKAAIAAKTLRDSGYEPDVSQILITNGGKQAIYEAFAAILDPGDEVIVPAPYWTTYPESIRLAGGVPVEVVADETTGYRVSVEQLEAARTEKTKVVLFVSPSNPTGAVYSEAETEAIGRWAVEHGLWVLTDEIYEHLVYGDAVSVSLPAVLPELRDKCIVVNGVAKTYAMTGWRVGWIIGPKDVVKAATNLQSHATSNVSNVAQVAALAAVSGDLDAVAKMREAFDRRRKTIVRMLNEIDGVLCPEPEGAFYAYPSVKALLGKEIRGKRPQDTVELAALILEEAEVAVVPGEAFGTPGYLRLSYALGDEDLVEGVSRIQKLLAEARD is encoded by the coding sequence ATGAGCGCTGCAACCCCTCCGACCGAGCGCCGGGTCTCCGCCCGAGTCGGCGCGATCTCCGAGTCCGCCACCCTCGCCGTGGACGCCAAGGCCAAGGCCCTCAAGGCCGCCGGGCGTCCGGTGATCGGCTTCGGCGCCGGTGAGCCCGACTTCCCGACCCCGGACTACATCGTCGAGGCCGCAATCGAGGCCTGCAAGAACCCGAAGTACCACCGCTACACCCCCGCCGGCGGTCTGCCCGAGCTGAAGGCCGCGATCGCCGCGAAGACGCTGCGCGACTCCGGCTACGAGCCCGACGTGTCGCAGATCCTGATCACCAACGGCGGCAAGCAGGCCATCTACGAGGCCTTCGCCGCGATCCTCGACCCGGGCGACGAGGTCATCGTCCCGGCCCCGTACTGGACGACGTACCCGGAGTCGATCCGCCTCGCGGGCGGTGTCCCGGTCGAGGTCGTCGCCGACGAGACGACCGGCTACCGCGTCTCCGTGGAGCAGTTGGAGGCGGCCCGTACGGAGAAGACGAAGGTCGTCCTGTTCGTGTCGCCGTCCAACCCGACGGGCGCGGTCTACAGCGAGGCCGAGACCGAGGCCATCGGCCGCTGGGCCGTCGAGCACGGCCTGTGGGTGCTGACGGACGAGATCTACGAGCACCTGGTCTACGGCGACGCGGTGTCCGTGTCGCTGCCGGCGGTCCTGCCGGAGCTGCGCGACAAGTGCATCGTGGTCAACGGCGTCGCCAAGACGTACGCCATGACGGGCTGGCGGGTGGGTTGGATCATCGGCCCGAAGGACGTGGTGAAGGCCGCGACCAACCTGCAGTCGCACGCCACGTCGAACGTCTCGAACGTCGCCCAGGTCGCTGCGCTGGCCGCGGTGTCCGGTGACCTGGACGCGGTCGCGAAGATGCGGGAGGCCTTCGACCGCCGCCGCAAGACGATCGTGCGGATGCTCAACGAGATCGACGGAGTGCTCTGCCCGGAGCCCGAGGGCGCCTTCTACGCGTACCCGTCGGTCAAGGCCCTGCTCGGCAAGGAGATCCGCGGCAAGCGCCCGCAGGACACGGTCGAGCTGGCCGCGCTGATCCTGGAGGAGGCCGAGGTCGCGGTGGTGCCGGGCGAGGCCTTCGGCACGCCGGGCTATCTGCGGCTGTCGTACGCGCTCGGGGACGAGGACCTCGTCGAGGGCGTGAGCCGCATCCAGAAGCTGCTGGCGGAGGCCAGGGACTGA